One genomic window of Haloferax mediterranei ATCC 33500 includes the following:
- a CDS encoding ATP-dependent DNA helicase, with protein MRTADLTGLPTGIPEALHDEGIEELYPPQAEAVEAGLTDGESLVAAVPTASGKTLVAELAMLSSVARGVPEPRSDGSGELPSGSTGGKALYIVPLRALASEKKAEFERWEEYGIDVGVSTGNYESSGEWLSSRDIIVATSEKVDSLVRNNAAWLEQLTCVVSDEVHLVDDRHRGPTLEVTLAKLRRLNPDLQVVALSATVGNAGEVADWLDAELVHSDWRPIDLKMGVHYGNAISFDDGSQREVPVGRGERQAPALVADALDGDDDDDQGSSLVFVNSRRNAESAARRMADVTEQYITGDERGELAQLAAEIRDVSDTETSEDLAKAVAKGAAFHHAGLASEHRTLVEDAFRDRLIKCICATPTLAAGVNTPSRRVIIRDWQRYDGDYGGMKPLDVLEVHQMMGRAGRPGLDPYGEAVLLANDADTRDELFERYIWAEAEDVRSKLAAEPALRTHLLATVASGFAHTREGLLEFLDQTLYATQTDDPERLGRVTDRVLDYLEVNGFIEFEGERIQATPVGHTVSRLYLDPMSAAEIIDGLEWGAKHRSEKLRALAGETPEKPKQRTDADADDAPGGFQRASEMVSTGDGGGSDDGADDSGSGDGADNGTDDEFETDQTYPTPLGLYHLVCRTPDMYQLYLKSGDRETYTELCYEREPEFLGRVPTEYEDVAFEDWLSALKTAKLLEDWVGEVDEDRITERYGVGPGDIRGKVDTAEWLLGAAERLASELDLDSVYAVREAKKRVEYGVREELLNLAGVRGVGRKRARRLFEAGVETRSDLREADKSRILAALRGRRKTAENILEAAGRKDPSMDDIDESDAPEDAVPDDSGFETAKERADQQASLGDFE; from the coding sequence ATGCGAACAGCGGACCTGACGGGCCTGCCGACGGGGATTCCCGAGGCCCTCCACGACGAGGGCATCGAGGAGTTGTACCCGCCGCAGGCCGAGGCCGTCGAGGCCGGCCTGACCGACGGTGAGAGTCTCGTCGCCGCCGTCCCGACGGCAAGCGGAAAGACGCTCGTCGCCGAACTCGCGATGCTATCGAGCGTCGCACGCGGCGTCCCCGAGCCGCGCTCGGATGGCTCGGGAGAACTTCCCAGCGGTTCTACCGGTGGGAAAGCACTCTACATCGTCCCGCTCAGAGCGCTCGCCTCGGAGAAGAAAGCCGAGTTCGAGCGGTGGGAGGAGTACGGCATCGACGTGGGCGTCTCGACCGGCAACTACGAGTCCAGCGGCGAATGGCTCTCCTCGCGCGATATCATCGTCGCGACCTCCGAGAAGGTGGACTCGCTCGTCCGAAACAACGCGGCGTGGCTGGAGCAACTCACCTGCGTCGTCTCCGACGAAGTTCACCTCGTCGACGACCGCCACCGAGGTCCGACACTCGAAGTCACGCTGGCGAAGCTTCGCCGACTTAACCCGGACTTACAGGTGGTCGCCCTCTCGGCGACCGTCGGCAACGCGGGCGAGGTGGCGGACTGGCTGGACGCCGAGCTCGTCCACTCCGACTGGCGACCCATCGACCTCAAGATGGGCGTCCACTACGGCAACGCAATCTCGTTCGACGACGGGAGCCAACGCGAGGTTCCCGTCGGGCGCGGCGAGCGGCAGGCACCGGCGCTCGTCGCCGACGCGCTCGACGGCGACGACGACGACGACCAGGGTTCGTCGCTCGTCTTCGTCAACTCACGCCGCAACGCGGAGTCCGCGGCCCGGCGGATGGCCGACGTAACAGAACAGTACATCACCGGCGACGAACGCGGCGAACTCGCGCAGTTGGCCGCCGAGATACGCGACGTATCCGACACCGAAACTTCCGAGGACCTCGCCAAAGCCGTCGCCAAGGGCGCGGCGTTCCATCACGCCGGTCTCGCCTCGGAGCACCGAACCCTCGTGGAAGACGCCTTTCGCGACCGACTCATCAAGTGCATCTGCGCGACGCCGACGCTCGCCGCCGGTGTCAACACGCCGAGTCGTCGTGTCATCATCCGCGACTGGCAGCGCTACGACGGCGACTACGGCGGGATGAAACCGCTCGACGTACTCGAAGTACATCAGATGATGGGTCGCGCCGGTCGCCCCGGTCTCGACCCCTACGGCGAGGCGGTGCTACTCGCCAACGACGCCGACACCCGCGACGAACTGTTCGAGCGGTACATCTGGGCCGAAGCGGAGGACGTCCGCTCGAAACTGGCGGCCGAACCCGCGCTTCGGACGCACCTCCTCGCAACCGTCGCATCCGGGTTCGCCCACACCCGCGAGGGATTGCTCGAATTCCTCGACCAGACGCTCTACGCCACGCAGACCGACGACCCGGAGCGATTGGGACGGGTGACAGACCGCGTGCTCGACTACCTCGAAGTGAACGGCTTCATCGAGTTTGAGGGCGAAAGAATTCAGGCGACACCCGTCGGTCACACCGTCTCGCGGCTCTATCTGGACCCGATGAGCGCCGCCGAAATCATCGACGGTCTCGAATGGGGTGCGAAGCATCGCTCCGAGAAACTTCGCGCACTGGCCGGAGAGACGCCCGAGAAGCCCAAACAGAGGACGGACGCAGACGCTGACGATGCCCCCGGCGGATTCCAGCGGGCGAGCGAGATGGTCTCGACAGGCGACGGTGGCGGAAGCGACGACGGTGCCGACGACAGCGGAAGCGGCGACGGTGCCGACAACGGTACCGACGACGAGTTCGAAACCGACCAGACCTACCCGACCCCGCTCGGTCTCTATCACCTCGTCTGCCGGACGCCGGATATGTACCAGTTGTACCTGAAATCCGGCGACCGAGAGACCTACACCGAACTGTGCTACGAGCGCGAACCCGAGTTCCTCGGTCGCGTTCCCACCGAGTACGAGGACGTCGCCTTCGAAGACTGGCTCTCGGCGCTCAAGACCGCCAAACTCCTCGAAGATTGGGTCGGCGAGGTGGACGAAGACCGAATCACGGAGCGCTACGGGGTCGGGCCGGGCGACATCCGTGGAAAGGTCGACACGGCGGAGTGGCTCTTAGGCGCGGCCGAACGACTCGCCTCCGAACTGGACCTTGATTCGGTCTACGCTGTCCGTGAGGCCAAAAAGCGCGTCGAGTACGGCGTCCGCGAAGAACTCCTCAATCTCGCGGGCGTCCGCGGTGTTGGTCGAAAACGCGCGCGGCGGCTGTTCGAGGCCGGTGTCGAGACCCGTTCGGACCTCCGCGAGGCGGACAAGTCGCGTATCCTCGCCGCTCTCCGTGGTCGGCGGAAGACCGCCGAAAACATCCTCGAAGCGGCAGGTCGAAAGGACCCGTCGATGGACGACATCGATGAGTCCGACGCGCCGGAAGATGCGGTCCCCGACGATTCGGGATTCGAGACGGCGAAAGAGCGTGCCGACCAGCAGGCGAGTTTAGGTGATTTCGAATGA
- a CDS encoding ferredoxin codes for MRVEYDRDTCIGIFQCVDEWDAFQKNLDDGKADLEGAAEADDDVFVREIPEDAEFDAKFAARVCPVEAIRIIDDDGEQLVP; via the coding sequence ATGAGAGTCGAGTACGACCGCGACACCTGCATTGGTATCTTCCAGTGTGTCGACGAGTGGGACGCGTTCCAGAAGAATCTCGACGACGGCAAGGCTGACCTCGAAGGCGCAGCGGAGGCCGACGACGACGTGTTCGTCCGCGAGATTCCCGAGGACGCCGAGTTCGACGCGAAGTTCGCCGCCCGCGTCTGTCCCGTCGAAGCGATTCGCATTATCGACGACGACGGCGAACAACTCGTCCCCTGA
- a CDS encoding DUF7089 family protein yields MFETRTLPSDLESIRDEYAPSALVLNVSGDFDTIPPEAAENLGLVVDSLSPAAYPAEWLPDDVPKALRRYASSDFTVGMPGDGTVTWTWQTTPPVVLVKYRAKGTPDDFLDFLIAEALVQAGTDDIPEHFLPFFGEQYRDLEAAMPLGPSETYQVAAALYEGWVGLQTREEFASWDGRYDRLHDAWVDAGERLDDRLANLPRLVALGRLSFPEATEFACSAIKHERDLPAPFAALDTAAYLDHGPTYAVKWAEKTFEQLAEGQDARDTDE; encoded by the coding sequence ATGTTTGAGACGCGCACACTGCCGTCGGACCTCGAATCGATACGCGACGAGTACGCCCCCAGCGCACTCGTCTTGAATGTAAGCGGGGATTTCGACACTATCCCCCCGGAAGCAGCGGAGAACCTCGGTCTCGTGGTCGATTCGCTCTCCCCGGCGGCGTATCCCGCTGAGTGGCTACCAGACGATGTCCCGAAGGCGCTACGCCGATACGCCTCCTCGGATTTCACCGTCGGGATGCCCGGCGACGGAACCGTGACGTGGACTTGGCAGACGACGCCCCCGGTCGTGTTGGTGAAGTACCGCGCGAAGGGGACTCCGGACGACTTTCTGGACTTCCTCATCGCCGAGGCGCTCGTTCAAGCGGGAACTGACGACATCCCGGAACACTTCCTGCCGTTCTTCGGCGAGCAGTATCGCGACCTCGAAGCGGCGATGCCCCTCGGCCCGAGCGAGACGTATCAGGTTGCCGCCGCTCTCTACGAGGGTTGGGTGGGACTTCAGACCCGCGAGGAGTTTGCCTCGTGGGACGGCAGATACGACCGCCTCCACGATGCGTGGGTCGATGCGGGCGAGCGACTGGACGACAGACTGGCGAATCTCCCGCGGTTGGTTGCACTCGGGCGACTGTCGTTCCCCGAGGCGACCGAGTTCGCGTGCTCGGCCATCAAACACGAGCGCGACTTGCCCGCGCCGTTTGCCGCTCTCGACACCGCGGCGTACCTCGACCATGGCCCAACCTACGCGGTCAAGTGGGCAGAAAAGACGTTCGAGCAACTCGCGGAGGGCCAGGACGCCCGCGACACAGACGAGTAG
- a CDS encoding DUF7090 family protein: MDYELAIEDAPETIPGGTGILLLHPSIGETDRIDTDFFKVDTDQFLVISTRTTAREVEQKIEHYEVDESRAIILDTLSIERGYSRRSADNIYYVAAPDDLDTIVEKTRQFLESYDGKLRLSVDSVTEMAYYADEDRAFEATKRILELLKEYDAVGLFHLSKEVHDQETLDRFRELFDGVVDLDEDGSVTTDF, translated from the coding sequence ATGGATTACGAGCTCGCCATCGAAGACGCGCCCGAGACGATTCCGGGCGGCACAGGAATCCTGCTCCTTCATCCGAGTATCGGCGAGACTGACCGCATCGATACGGACTTCTTCAAGGTCGACACCGACCAGTTCCTCGTCATCTCGACGCGCACCACCGCACGCGAGGTCGAACAGAAGATTGAGCACTACGAAGTCGATGAATCCCGCGCAATCATCCTCGACACGCTCTCTATCGAACGTGGTTACTCCCGACGAAGCGCCGACAACATTTACTACGTCGCCGCGCCCGACGACCTCGACACCATCGTCGAAAAGACCCGACAGTTCTTGGAGAGTTACGACGGGAAACTCCGACTCAGCGTCGATTCGGTGACGGAGATGGCCTACTACGCCGACGAAGACCGCGCCTTCGAGGCGACAAAGCGAATCCTCGAACTCCTCAAAGAGTACGACGCGGTCGGACTGTTCCACCTCTCGAAAGAAGTCCACGACCAAGAGACGCTCGACCGGTTTCGCGAGTTGTTCGACGGCGTTGTCGACCTCGACGAAGACGGCAGCGTCACGACGGACTTCTAA
- a CDS encoding DUF2391 family protein has protein sequence MVGVRRRFALADTAQQIVGGFLLAGPFVVTEEVWVLARSMSLLQAILTVVIVLAVGYGALYKADNRDPDREREVGGVPVRFISLISVAYLSVFILAIAFDAPGTFLSDVSGRIIFDAMGIKLDLAVLAITLKATSVGAVFSVIGAATADSLF, from the coding sequence ATGGTCGGGGTCCGCCGCCGATTCGCGCTTGCCGACACCGCACAGCAGATTGTCGGCGGGTTCCTCCTCGCCGGACCGTTCGTCGTGACCGAGGAGGTGTGGGTGCTCGCGCGGAGCATGTCGCTCTTGCAGGCGATTCTCACGGTCGTTATCGTCCTCGCGGTCGGCTACGGCGCGCTCTACAAGGCCGACAACCGTGACCCGGACAGAGAACGTGAGGTCGGCGGGGTTCCGGTTCGATTTATCTCACTCATCAGCGTCGCGTATCTCTCCGTGTTCATCCTCGCTATCGCATTCGACGCGCCGGGAACCTTCCTCTCGGACGTGTCGGGGCGCATCATCTTCGACGCGATGGGAATCAAACTCGACCTCGCTGTACTGGCGATTACGCTCAAGGCGACGAGCGTCGGTGCGGTGTTCAGTGTCATCGGTGCGGCGACGGCTGACTCGCTGTTCTAA
- a CDS encoding class I SAM-dependent methyltransferase — translation MSVRDEFDAWAADGRDKGMEDRHWHTAKHALARMPVEEGDTVVDLGTGSGYALRALHDTKGTGRGFGLDGSPEMVQNAREYTDTDDLTFLVGDFDDLPFDDNSVDHIWSMEAFYYAADPHHTLEEVARILKPGGTFFCAVNYYEENIHSHEWQEMISIDMTRWTHEEYREAFRDAGLYVAEQDSIADMDIEIPPAEAFPTDDWETREDMVDRYRTFGTLLTVGVAP, via the coding sequence ATGAGCGTTCGCGACGAGTTCGACGCCTGGGCGGCCGACGGCCGCGACAAAGGCATGGAGGACCGACACTGGCACACTGCGAAGCACGCCCTCGCACGGATGCCGGTCGAAGAAGGCGATACCGTTGTCGACCTCGGAACGGGAAGCGGCTACGCCCTCCGCGCCCTCCACGACACGAAAGGAACCGGTCGCGGTTTCGGTCTCGATGGCTCGCCCGAGATGGTCCAGAACGCCCGCGAGTACACCGATACCGACGACCTCACGTTCCTCGTCGGCGACTTCGACGACCTTCCGTTCGACGACAACAGCGTCGACCACATCTGGTCGATGGAGGCGTTTTACTACGCCGCCGACCCACACCACACTCTCGAAGAGGTCGCTCGCATCCTCAAGCCGGGCGGCACGTTCTTCTGCGCCGTCAACTACTACGAGGAGAATATCCACTCTCACGAGTGGCAGGAGATGATTTCCATCGACATGACCCGCTGGACACACGAGGAGTATCGCGAGGCCTTCCGCGACGCCGGTCTCTACGTCGCCGAACAGGACTCCATCGCCGACATGGACATCGAAATTCCGCCGGCTGAAGCGTTCCCCACCGACGATTGGGAGACCCGCGAGGATATGGTCGACCGCTATCGGACCTTCGGAACGCTTCTGACCGTCGGCGTCGCGCCCTAG
- a CDS encoding ABC transporter ATP-binding protein: MRLELDDVSKRYGTATALDSVSLSVGEGEFFTLVGPSGCGKTTTLRCIAGFESPTEGAVRFDGESMAGVPPESRGVGVVFQNYALFPHLTVGENVAYGLRFTDPPGGATRDERVAELLELVDLSGFEDRDPDSLSGGQQQRVALARALAPGPDLLLLDEPMSALDARLRDRLRRQVKRIQSELGVTTVYVTHDQSEALAVSDRVAVLNRGRVEQVGNPRDVYHRPQTRFVAEFVGENNVLDAVVESRPETGGLRVGTEDQVFTLSEGGRTFGESLSPSTSDAAPGESITFCVRPEALRVGAGQNRIRGTIVDAEFQGATTRIRLDWSGTEVSVTIDDDTERGDGRFELGSELEVGFNPDASHIVE, encoded by the coding sequence ATGAGACTCGAACTCGACGACGTATCCAAGCGCTACGGGACAGCGACCGCACTCGATTCGGTCTCGCTGTCTGTCGGGGAAGGAGAGTTCTTCACGCTCGTCGGCCCCTCGGGGTGCGGCAAGACGACGACGCTCCGGTGTATTGCCGGATTCGAGTCGCCGACAGAGGGTGCCGTCCGCTTCGACGGCGAGTCGATGGCGGGAGTTCCACCTGAATCGAGAGGGGTCGGCGTCGTGTTTCAGAATTACGCGCTGTTTCCCCATCTGACCGTCGGCGAGAACGTCGCCTACGGCCTTCGGTTTACGGACCCACCGGGTGGTGCCACCCGCGACGAGCGCGTCGCCGAACTCCTCGAACTCGTCGACCTCTCCGGGTTCGAGGACCGCGACCCCGATTCGCTTTCTGGTGGGCAACAACAGCGGGTTGCGCTCGCTCGCGCCCTCGCGCCCGGCCCGGACCTCCTTCTTCTGGACGAGCCGATGTCGGCGCTGGACGCCCGTCTTCGGGACCGACTCCGCCGACAAGTCAAGCGCATCCAGTCGGAACTCGGGGTGACGACCGTCTACGTCACCCACGACCAATCCGAGGCGCTGGCCGTCTCTGACCGCGTGGCGGTGCTCAACCGCGGGCGCGTGGAACAGGTCGGCAACCCCCGCGACGTGTATCACCGGCCGCAGACCAGATTCGTCGCGGAGTTCGTCGGTGAGAACAACGTCCTCGACGCGGTCGTGGAGTCTCGACCGGAAACGGGGGGGTTGCGAGTCGGTACCGAAGACCAGGTATTCACGCTCTCCGAGGGCGGCCGCACGTTCGGCGAATCACTGTCGCCAAGTACGTCGGATGCCGCTCCCGGCGAGTCGATTACGTTCTGCGTCCGGCCCGAAGCGCTCCGCGTCGGTGCCGGTCAAAACCGGATTCGCGGGACCATCGTCGATGCCGAGTTTCAGGGCGCGACGACACGTATCAGACTCGACTGGAGCGGGACCGAAGTGTCGGTGACAATCGACGACGACACAGAGCGCGGTGACGGTCGATTCGAACTCGGGTCGGAACTCGAAGTCGGGTTCAACCCCGACGCGTCGCATATCGTCGAGTGA
- a CDS encoding ABC transporter permease produces the protein MSGIPARRVTRLLEQRLLSVVAAATAVILLVLFYYPVATVFADAVLEEGGFTLDPIISILTNEFYLVDIIWFTAKQAFYSTIASLALGLPAAWLFSRFEFPGRETLRSLTILPFVMPSIMVAIGFVATFGRNGTLNRALSVVGLPPVELLFTLEAIIVAHAFYNAPLVARIVTAAWESVDARTVETARSLGANPRRAFRDVVLPQLLPSVGIGATLTFIFTFASFPIVLALGGFQLATIEVFVYSKVRDLAYAEAASLAVIETVISLTLTAVYLWYEANQRAAGGAASPLPRQSVLPADWTPKAALRTVGIAGYGIIIGLVFIVPIASMVLASVTGGDGGFTLSHYAFLVERQATGASFQVKPLPAIWNSLVFAAGTLLVAVPMGVTMAILTTRQYRGRGLINVLSMAPFAVSGIVVGLGLLRGLVFGVDVFGTRIRVTGTLAIIAAHSVGAYPFVTRNVAPLFSRLDGRLVESARSLGATRTRALLDIELPLVWTGVVAGAAFAVAISIGEFDSTIILAEGSGSYTMPVAVERFLGRRLGPATAMGCVLLVVTSMSFVVIDRFGGRGEL, from the coding sequence GTGAGCGGAATCCCGGCACGCCGGGTCACTCGCCTGCTCGAACAGCGACTGCTCTCGGTCGTCGCGGCGGCCACCGCCGTCATCCTCCTCGTCCTCTTTTATTACCCCGTCGCCACCGTTTTCGCTGACGCGGTGCTCGAAGAGGGCGGGTTTACCCTCGACCCCATCATTTCGATTCTGACGAACGAGTTCTATCTGGTCGATATTATCTGGTTTACGGCGAAGCAGGCGTTCTACTCGACTATCGCCAGTCTCGCGCTCGGGCTTCCCGCCGCGTGGTTGTTCTCCCGCTTCGAGTTCCCCGGCCGCGAGACGCTTCGTTCGCTCACCATCCTCCCGTTCGTCATGCCCTCTATCATGGTCGCTATCGGGTTCGTTGCGACGTTTGGCCGCAACGGGACGCTCAATCGCGCACTCTCGGTCGTCGGTCTCCCGCCGGTCGAGTTACTGTTTACGCTCGAAGCCATCATCGTCGCCCACGCGTTCTACAACGCGCCGCTCGTCGCCCGCATCGTCACCGCCGCGTGGGAGAGTGTCGACGCCCGAACCGTCGAAACGGCCCGCTCGCTCGGTGCGAATCCTCGTCGGGCCTTCCGCGACGTGGTCCTTCCGCAACTCCTTCCGTCGGTCGGTATCGGCGCGACCCTGACGTTCATCTTTACGTTCGCGTCGTTTCCCATCGTCCTCGCGCTCGGCGGGTTCCAACTGGCGACCATCGAGGTGTTCGTCTACTCGAAGGTCCGCGACCTCGCTTACGCCGAAGCGGCCAGTCTGGCAGTCATCGAGACAGTCATCTCGCTCACGCTAACGGCGGTGTACCTCTGGTACGAGGCGAATCAACGTGCCGCCGGTGGAGCGGCAAGCCCGCTTCCGCGACAGTCCGTGCTCCCGGCCGACTGGACGCCGAAAGCAGCCCTCAGAACAGTCGGTATCGCCGGATACGGAATCATCATCGGACTCGTCTTCATCGTCCCGATTGCGAGCATGGTTCTCGCGAGCGTCACCGGCGGCGACGGCGGGTTTACCCTCTCGCATTACGCATTCCTCGTCGAGCGGCAGGCGACCGGCGCGAGCTTTCAGGTAAAGCCGCTTCCAGCCATCTGGAATTCGCTCGTCTTCGCCGCGGGAACGCTCCTCGTCGCCGTCCCGATGGGCGTGACGATGGCCATTCTCACGACTCGGCAGTACCGCGGCCGCGGTCTTATCAACGTGCTCTCGATGGCCCCCTTTGCGGTTTCGGGTATCGTCGTCGGTCTCGGTCTGCTCCGCGGTCTCGTCTTCGGCGTGGACGTGTTCGGAACCCGAATCCGCGTCACCGGGACGCTCGCAATCATCGCCGCCCACTCGGTCGGTGCGTACCCCTTCGTCACGCGAAATGTGGCACCCCTGTTTTCCCGACTCGACGGCCGACTCGTGGAGTCAGCCCGGTCGCTCGGTGCGACCCGAACTCGCGCACTCCTCGACATCGAGTTGCCCCTTGTCTGGACCGGCGTCGTCGCCGGAGCCGCCTTCGCCGTCGCTATCAGCATCGGCGAGTTCGACTCGACGATTATCCTCGCGGAAGGGTCGGGAAGCTACACGATGCCCGTTGCGGTCGAACGGTTCCTCGGCCGCCGACTCGGTCCCGCGACGGCGATGGGGTGTGTCCTCCTCGTCGTCACCTCGATGAGCTTCGTCGTCATAGACCGATTCGGTGGAAGGGGTGAGCTATGA
- a CDS encoding thiamine ABC transporter substrate-binding protein, producing MRRRTFLKAAGASGASALLAGCTGTGGESTTTEQSGGATGTTTTQGTTTGGESPTLTIGTYGPFVDTVSSSPGPWLKDQFESEFDATLKWQTPDSGVNHYIERSHRGVESGADLYVGLDAQMLVRIDENLDGELFTPTEGLSHSGDVNEELEFDPKGRAVPYDTGYVSIVYNETLGDDGAFTAPKTFDELLKPEFEGTLLAQNPTSSGTGKAFLLHTIDAKGEDGYLDYWAKLKENGVRVLGGWEPAYNAYSKGEAPMVVSYSTDQVYAAESGEDMAKHQIRFLNDQGYANPEGMATFADAANPELATEFMDFMLRPEVQAEIAVRNVAFPATTTAELPADFAKYAHEPPEAVTFSYDRLKGNLSDWTDAWEQEFASK from the coding sequence ATGAGACGACGGACCTTCTTGAAGGCCGCCGGTGCGAGTGGTGCTTCGGCACTCCTCGCCGGATGTACCGGAACAGGTGGCGAGTCGACGACGACCGAGCAGTCTGGTGGGGCTACGGGGACGACAACGACGCAAGGGACAACCACAGGCGGGGAGTCTCCGACACTCACCATCGGAACCTACGGGCCGTTCGTTGACACGGTGAGTTCGAGCCCCGGTCCGTGGCTGAAAGACCAGTTCGAATCTGAGTTCGATGCAACACTGAAGTGGCAGACACCCGATTCGGGCGTCAATCACTACATCGAGCGCTCACACCGCGGCGTCGAATCCGGTGCCGACCTTTACGTCGGCCTCGACGCGCAGATGCTCGTCCGCATCGACGAGAACCTCGACGGCGAACTGTTCACGCCGACCGAAGGACTCTCTCACAGTGGCGACGTGAACGAAGAACTCGAATTCGACCCCAAGGGACGCGCCGTCCCCTACGACACAGGCTACGTATCTATCGTCTACAACGAGACGCTAGGCGACGACGGGGCGTTCACCGCGCCGAAGACGTTCGACGAGCTGCTCAAACCCGAATTCGAGGGGACGCTTCTCGCACAGAATCCCACGTCGTCGGGGACGGGGAAGGCGTTCTTACTCCACACCATCGACGCGAAAGGTGAAGATGGCTACCTCGACTACTGGGCCAAGTTGAAGGAAAACGGCGTCCGCGTTCTCGGCGGATGGGAACCAGCCTACAACGCCTACTCGAAGGGCGAGGCCCCGATGGTCGTCTCGTACTCGACCGACCAGGTCTATGCCGCAGAGTCCGGCGAGGACATGGCCAAACACCAGATTCGATTCCTGAACGACCAGGGCTACGCCAACCCCGAAGGGATGGCCACCTTCGCCGACGCCGCCAACCCAGAACTCGCAACCGAGTTCATGGACTTCATGCTTCGGCCCGAAGTGCAGGCCGAAATCGCCGTCCGGAACGTTGCGTTCCCGGCGACAACCACCGCTGAACTCCCCGCCGACTTCGCCAAATACGCCCACGAACCGCCGGAAGCCGTCACGTTCTCCTACGACCGCCTCAAGGGTAACCTGAGTGACTGGACCGACGCGTGGGAACAAGAGTTCGCAAGCAAGTGA
- a CDS encoding sulfurtransferase, whose product MVDVVSATWLADRLDDVRVVDVRDSWEFDGIGHLPSAVSIPFDEFRSADGDTGMLPGRDVWSDLMSNAGIAADDDVVAYDDTHGVFAARFLVTALLYGHDFEKLHLLDGDFSAWNREHETTTEATEVAATTYEPSDPETTPLVDFETVQAALDEPEAVIVDTREPEEFVEGHLPGAVNLDWRELVDDETRGLKPREEIDAILEGVGITPDRRVVLYCNTARRISHTYVVLSHLDYDNVEFYEGSLTEWEARDGAIIEG is encoded by the coding sequence ATGGTAGACGTGGTCTCTGCGACGTGGCTCGCGGACCGACTTGACGATGTTCGCGTAGTTGACGTGCGAGACAGTTGGGAATTCGACGGTATCGGACATCTTCCGAGTGCCGTCTCGATTCCATTCGACGAGTTTCGAAGCGCCGATGGTGACACGGGTATGCTCCCCGGTCGAGACGTATGGTCCGACCTCATGTCGAATGCGGGTATCGCGGCCGATGACGACGTAGTCGCCTACGACGACACCCACGGCGTCTTCGCGGCCCGGTTTCTCGTGACGGCGCTGTTGTACGGCCACGACTTCGAGAAGTTGCATCTCCTCGACGGCGACTTCAGCGCGTGGAACCGCGAGCACGAAACGACGACCGAGGCGACCGAGGTGGCCGCGACGACCTACGAACCCTCCGACCCCGAAACGACACCGCTCGTCGATTTCGAGACGGTCCAAGCGGCACTCGACGAGCCAGAAGCGGTCATCGTCGACACTCGCGAGCCAGAAGAGTTTGTGGAAGGGCACCTCCCCGGCGCAGTCAACCTCGATTGGCGCGAACTCGTCGACGACGAGACCCGTGGGCTGAAACCACGCGAAGAAATCGACGCGATTCTCGAAGGGGTCGGAATCACGCCCGACCGGCGAGTCGTGCTCTACTGCAACACTGCGCGCCGAATCAGCCATACCTACGTCGTCCTCTCACATCTCGACTATGACAATGTCGAGTTCTACGAGGGCAGCCTCACGGAATGGGAAGCCCGCGACGGGGCTATTATCGAAGGATAG